The Nitrospira sp. CR1.1 DNA window GGCCCCATGCCAAACCCCTCCGGTATGTCGGCATCGACTTCTCCTCCACCGCGTTGCATGCGGCGCGGATCTCAGCACAGGAGGCCAGACAGCACCTGGATAAGCTGTTTTCGGAGCGCCTCTCCATACCGGCACCCATCACCCAGCAATGGGTGCTCGGCCGATCGTCAGAAGCACTGCCTTTTCCCGACCATTCATTTGACCGTGTGGTGGCAAATCTCTCGCCAAGTTTTGCGCGGTCACCGATGCACACGCTGCGAGAACTCTTCCGCGTGCTTCGCCCCGGCGGAAAACTTATTTTGAACGTCTTCACCCCTGCCACTGATTTAGCCCGCCTCTACAGGCCTGCCGTACATGAACTTGGCCTAGACGCATTTTCGGGAGCGCCCCGCCTGGCCTTACACCGCATGGCACAGTGCCGTGTTGCACTACGTACAGGACAAGTGCATACGTTCGAAGAAGAGAGCCTGACCATTCAGCTCTCCCGCTTCACACCTATTACACCGCGACTCGTTCGCGCTCTCTCCGGGCAGATGTTGCTCGCCGCCGCTGAAAAACCGGATTCCTCTGGCTGAAACAATAGGGCGCATATATACTTCTCTCACTAGCGCAATACGCGCAGTGGGTCAGTCGACACCACGGTAAACCCGGTGTCTGGATTGGTATTCCTCCCACGGGACTATGACGCTCCACCCCAACAGCCGGCACACGCCCGTTCTTTCAGGGTCCATGGAAATCATTCGACTGGTCGGTGACTTTGCTGAAACCCTGGGAGCCGCGCGGGACCTCTCACGTCTCGGGAACCCGATTGTGAGGACACTCTCGCAACATACTCGCCTGCAAGAAGCGGCAGTATGGATACGAGAGTCCGAAGACGGCCAGTATCGTCTCCTCGCATCCCATGGACACAGCGATTTCTCATCACTACCGCCGGCGTTGACCAGCGATCACCCCCTCGTCACAGGTCTTTCAGGGAAGCCATATATGTTTCATGACGACCACAAACCGTCTTCTCCGGTTGGCCTGGCCATGACGGCGGTCCGTGCAACCCTCTGTCTCGCGTTACGGAACAAGGGACGGCTCCTCGGGCTGTGCACCCTGGGGCCAGTCAACACGGATACGCGCCTCGATGAAGACGCCATGGTCCTCGGCGAAACGATCGCGCGTATCGCAGGCAACAGCCTCGATCACCTCCTGACACAAAACGACCTCCGTCGCTCCTCCACCTTGATGAGACGGACAGACCGACTACGTTCTTTGGAAATCATGGCCGGCGGGTTTGCTCATGAAATCCGCAATCCGCTCACCTCCATCAAGACTTTTGTCCAACTGGCCCCCCAGCGGCAGCAGGATCCGGTCTTCATCAACGAGTTCAGCAAACTGGCCCTAGAAGACATTCACCGCATCGAACGCCTGCTCCATGAGATTCTCGACTATGCCAGCTACATGACCCCTCACCCCACTGAAGTCGACCTGAACGAACTCGTCGCCTCCTGCATCGGCTTCGTCTCGTCGAGCGCGGCGCACCGTGGCATTCAATTACAGACTCACCTGGCGCCTCAGCTCCCTCCACTCTCGCTTGATCGACAACAAATCAAGCAAGTCCTGTTGAATCTGCTGCTGAATGCCCTGGATGCGATGCCGAACGGCCACGGGATCATTCAAATCCATACGCATCTTCTGTCGCAAGCCGGCAACCCACCGTGGGTGCAATTGCAGGTCAAGGACGAAGGATGCGGTATCCCGCCCGATCACCTGGAACATATTTTTGATCCTTTTTTCAGCACGAAACATTCCAATAGCGCCAGTGACGGAGCCGGACTCGGGCTGACTACCGCACATCAGATTGTCCGGGAACATGGCGGCGCCATCACGGTTGAAAGCCGCGTGGGAGCGGGCTCCACATTCTCCGTGAATCTTCCGGTTCAGGATACATGCCCCACAGTGTCAGCAGCACGGGAGTAACATGAAAAAACGAGTACTACTTGTCGATGATGAGCCGCGTGTCCGGGCCTCGCTGAGAACGGTGCTGGAACCAACGTACGAGATCCTCGAAGCGGCGGATGCGGCCGAGGGCCTCAGACGTTTCAAACACGATGCCCCCGATCTGGTTCTCCTGGATGTCATCCTCCCGGGAACGGACGGGCTATCCGCCCTCCAGACGATGCGAACCGAGAATCGAGCCGTCCCGGTGATTATGTTGACAGGGACCAAAGCCGTTAAAACAGCCGTCGATGCGATGAAGCTCGGGGCCGCCGACTATCTGTCCAAACCGTTCGACGTCGACGAACTTCAAATTGTCATCGAACGAACGCTGGGCAAGCAGGAGTTGGAGCAGGAAGTCCGTCAATTGCGCGCCCAGGTTGTGCAACGGTATGCCTTCCATAACCTCATCGGCAAAAGCCCCTCCATGCAGGAAATTTACGCCAAAATCGAACAGGTGGCCGATAGTCGCACCACCGTGCTGGTCACCGGCGAGAGCGGAACCGGAAAAGAACTGGTCGCCAAAGCGATTCACTACAACAGCGCCAGGCGGGAACGCCCATTCATCGCACTCAATTGCGCAGCCTTGCCTGAAACGCTCATCGAAAGCGAGTTGTTCGGCCATGAGAAAGGGTCGTTCACCGATGCCACGGCACGACGAGTGGGCCAGTTCGAATTGGCGCACACGGGCACGCTGTTTCTGGACGAAATCGGCGACCTTAGTCCGGCCACGCAGGCGAAGCTCTTGCGGGTGTTGCAGGAACGGGAATTTACGAGGGTCGGCGGAGTGCAATCCATCAAGGTCGATGTCCGGATCGTCGCTGCGACCAACAAAAACCTCGATGAGATGGTCAGAAAAAATCTGTTCCGCGAGGACCTGTATTACCGTATCAACGTCATTGCGCTCTACCTCCCGCCGTTGCGCGAACGAGGGGAAGACATTGCGCTTCTGGCCAAGCACTTTCTCTCAAAACGCATCGAAGAAGAAAAACGTCCGTCCCAGGAATTCACCAAAGACGCGCTCGAATTGATTTCACATTATCCGTGGCCTGGGAACGTGCGCGAGATGGAAAACATCATCGAACAGGCATTCATCTGGTCGAAAGGCTCCCCGGTCATCACACCCGAGCATTTGCCGAACATCTTGCGAACGGATACCCGCTCGTCGTCGCTCCGGGATGACACACTCGCGGGGCGATTATCGCTGGAAAAGGCCGTCATGGAGTTCGAACGCGAAATCATTCTGGATGCGCTCAAGCGAACGACATACGTACAAACTCATGCGGCCGCCATGCTGGGCATCAGCCGTCGCATGCTGAAGTATCGCATGGACACATTGGGAATCAGCAGGCCGGACACCGGAGGACAGGCCGAGACTCAAATGCCTCAGGAATGACACACCCTGACACACAAGCCTCTGCACATGTCTCATATTTTTTTGAGTACGAGCCCCACGCATCAAACTTCTTGTGGCCTGAAGTAGAGAGACCTGCTATAAATTGCCAAGTGATGTATCCGTACGCGGCACAGGTTTTGCGTTTCGTCTTTCCTGAAGTTCGCAATGCACCCGGGAGCGCTCTGGATGGGAACTCAGGCATCAGCTGAACAGATCAGCGTAAAACCGTCGGTCCTCGTCGTCGATGATGAAACAGGCCCGCGAGACGCGCTGAAAGTTATTCTTCGCCCCTTCTTCACCATCCACTCCGCTGACACCGCCAAATCCGCCCTCCGGGTTCTGAAGGACCAGCACATCGACCTCATCACGCTGGATCAGAAATTACCCGACCGCCAGGGTATCGACCTGCTGCAGGACATCAAGCAGGATTACGCAGACATCGAAGTCATCATCATTACGGGATACGGCAGCCTGAAGTCTGCCATGGAAGGCATCCGGCACGGGGCGGCCGGCTATCTGCTCAAGCCCTTCAACGTCACCGAACTCATCACGCTGATCAACCAGACCTTGGAGAAAAAGCAGCGGCTCGACTATTTGCGATCGTTTTTAAAAACTTCGACCGCCTTGTGGGGCAACGAACAGGAAGCAGCGCAAGCGTGGAAGGATCTGCAATCGAACTATTTCGCGATCGGCAATGCCTCAACTGAAGCACAGAGAAGTGCGGCGGACGTCACGGCGCTCATTCCATTATTATCCGATTTGCTCGAAGCCAAGGACCGGCAACTCCTCAACCATTGCAGCCGAGTCAGTTTCTATGCGTCGCTTCTGGCCAACCAGCTGACACTCCCGCTGCCGGACCAGAAGGCCTTGGCGCTGGGAGCCTTTCTCCATGATATCGGCAAGATCAGCCTCGCCAATTACAAGTATTCGGCGGATGACGATGAAAGCCTGAAAGCCAGCACTCATGCGAGAGACTGTTTCGAAGCGGGAGCCCGGATGCTGTTACCGCTCGGGTTTCAAGCGGAGGTCGGGCAAATCGTGGTCTATCATCAGGAACGCTTCGACGGTGTGGGCAATCCACACGGCCTCGAAGGCGAAGGCATCCCGCTTCTGGCACGTATCGTCGCCATCGCCCAGGCATTCGACAACCTGACGGTAGACATGCCTGGACACCAGCCGACATCCATCGATGAGGCGATTCGACAGATCCTTCTGCAAGCCGATACCCACTTCGACCCCAGACTGACAGAGCTCTTTGCCCAAGTGGTGCGGGAGTGCAAGTCTTCTCTGCCGGCCCTGGCGATCGCCAAAACCTCGCCCACAAACTGACCCTGCCGTTACCGCCGATCCTTCGCGCTCGCAATCATTTCAGCCGCCGCCGCGCGCGCATTCTTGGTCACCGTGACTCCGGCCAACATCCGCGCAACTTCTTGTTCCTGTTCGTCCAGGCTCAGCTGGCGAACCTGCGTGACTGTTCGATTGTGCCGAACCTGCTTTTCCACCAGATAATGCGCATGCGCCTGAGACCCCACCTGCGGAAGATGCGTGACGCACAACACCTGATGGTGCCGGCTGAGATCCCTGAGCCGCGCGCCCATCACCTCGGCAACCGCTCCCCCGACACCGGCATCCACTTCATCAAAAATCAGGACAGGCACTCGATCGCTCTCAGCCAAAATGGTTTTCAACGCCAGCATGACCCGCGAAAGTTCTCCCCCCGAGGCCACCCGAGCCAGCGGCCTGAGCGGCTCTCCGGGATTTGCTGAAAACATAAACTCGACCGTATCCTGCCCCGTCTGACCAAAGGGCGCATCACCAGACAGGCGCGAGACCTCCACCGCAAAGCGCGTCCGCTCCATCCGGAGCGCCGACAATTCCTTCATCACCTGAGCCATGAATTTCTTGGCGGCCTCAAGCCGCTTGCGAGACAGACGCCCGGCAATGTCGAGCAGGCTGGATCGTCCCTGCTCGACCGCGCGCGTCAGCTGCTGCAGGCGAGTTTCCGCATCGTCCAATTGAGAGAGTTGAGCGCGCAGGGAATCCTGCAAGGTCAGCACGGCATCGAGCGAACCGCCATACTTCTTGATGAGGCGATGCAACCGGTCCAGCCGCTGTTCGATCTCCAACAACCGGCCAGGATTGGCCTCCACGCGATCACGGTAGCGGCGAACTTGTTCAGCCAGGTCCCTCAAAGGGACGACCGCTTCATCCACAGTCCTGGCCCATTCGAGCGTCGTGGCGTCGATCGACTCCATTTTTGATGCGAGCTTCCGCGCACCAGCCAGTAGACTCAAGACTCCTTGGTCGCCGGCATAGAGCATCTCATGGAGTTGGTCCGACAATTCTCCGAGTTGCTGGCTGTGCATCAACCGCGGACGCTCCTGCTCGAGCCGCGCATCTTCACCCGCCTCGATCCCCGCATCTGCAATCTCCTGGAATTGAAACCGCAGGAGATCCTCCCGCTCCCGCCGCTGCGCGATGTGTGCGGTCAGCGTCTCTAGTTCGGCCACCCGGTCCTGCCACTGCCGATAGGCACGCTGATATTCCTGCCGAAGCACGTGAAGTTTTCCGAATGCGTCCAACGCGTCCATCTGAGCTGACGGCGACAACAGCGACTGCTGTTCGTGTTGTCCGTGCACGTCGACCAATGCGCCGCCCAGTTCCTCCAAAAGATGGACAGGGCAGAGACTGCCGTTCAGATACGTCCTGTTGCGGCCCGTACGTGAGATGACTCGTCGAATGAGAATGTCCGTCTCGCCGGCGCGCGCAAATCCTTTGTTGTGCAACAACTCAAGGAGAGGATGATTCGGCGTTAGCAAAAATGCCGCTTCAAGCTCGGCTTCTTCGGCCTGGGCACGAACGTGATCGGCAGACGCGCGTCCTCCGACGAGGAGAGTGACGGCATCGATGAGGAGGGATTTTCCGGCGCCGGTTTCACCGGTAAACACCATGAAACCGGCGCCAAAGGTAACGGCTAGCTGCTCGATGACACCAAAATTCGAGATGCGCAGCTCGGTCAGCATGCTGCTGAGAATGTGGCGCTAGGCAGCGCCGGAATGTTGAGCAAGGAGCGTATCGATGATCTCTTTAAACTGGCGCTTGGGACGCGCGCCGACCAGCCGTTCTACGGCCTGACCATTCTTGAAAAACAGAATGGTTGGAATGCTCATCACTTGATAACGACCGGCGATTTCCGGGTTTTCATCAGTATTGAGTTTACGAACCTTCACTTTGCCCGCATATTCCGTTGCAAGTTCATCAACGATCGGAGCGACCATCTGACAGGGGCCGCACCACACCGCCCAAAAATCCACCATGACCAGTTCGGACGCCTTCATGACATCCTCATCCCACGTTGCATCAGTCGCTTTCAACGCATCGCCTCCCACAATATCCTCCTTCTCTCCACACGTACGGCTGGCTTGTCCACTCCTGAAGCGGCTTCAGGCACAGTTGGTCATCCTATAACATGGTTTTGCGGAGAGTCAAATCACGGCCTCGCCCATTGCCATTGAGGAGGAGCCGCCGACCACCAATCATCCGGTCTTGCCTGCCGCCATGCCGTCTGCACCTGCCACAGCTGTTTGACCAGTGGCTCGTCCAGGCGCGCGGCCATGGCGGCGGTCACGTCGGCCTGTCGCTGCACGGCCTGCTGGATCACCTCTTTGGCAATCCGCGCCAGAACATCCGGCGGATCAAGCAGATCCTCGACTCGCCCCGTGGACAAATTCAGATACAGCTGCTCAACTCGAACCCATTGATCGGTGTTCGCCAAATGTTGCAGATAGCCGTCGAGAGCATGGTACGCATAGGTCAGATAAACATAACTTCGAGCGGACGGCGCATCCTTTACTTCCGCCTGACAGGCCTCCAGCGCCTGGCGGTAGTCCCCGGCCCGGAGGAACACGGCTGCCCGTTCTAAGTGCACTGTCTGTTCTGTGGCGGACAGAGCGGGCGGCCAGATCTCCTGTCCGGCAATCGCCAACAACAGAAGGCCGGTTGCGAGAACAGGACGCCGGCTGCGCCGGATCACGATTACGTGCTTCATTCCGGTCATTCGGGCG harbors:
- a CDS encoding response regulator — translated: MKKRVLLVDDEPRVRASLRTVLEPTYEILEAADAAEGLRRFKHDAPDLVLLDVILPGTDGLSALQTMRTENRAVPVIMLTGTKAVKTAVDAMKLGAADYLSKPFDVDELQIVIERTLGKQELEQEVRQLRAQVVQRYAFHNLIGKSPSMQEIYAKIEQVADSRTTVLVTGESGTGKELVAKAIHYNSARRERPFIALNCAALPETLIESELFGHEKGSFTDATARRVGQFELAHTGTLFLDEIGDLSPATQAKLLRVLQEREFTRVGGVQSIKVDVRIVAATNKNLDEMVRKNLFREDLYYRINVIALYLPPLRERGEDIALLAKHFLSKRIEEEKRPSQEFTKDALELISHYPWPGNVREMENIIEQAFIWSKGSPVITPEHLPNILRTDTRSSSLRDDTLAGRLSLEKAVMEFEREIILDALKRTTYVQTHAAAMLGISRRMLKYRMDTLGISRPDTGGQAETQMPQE
- a CDS encoding response regulator; translated protein: MHPGALWMGTQASAEQISVKPSVLVVDDETGPRDALKVILRPFFTIHSADTAKSALRVLKDQHIDLITLDQKLPDRQGIDLLQDIKQDYADIEVIIITGYGSLKSAMEGIRHGAAGYLLKPFNVTELITLINQTLEKKQRLDYLRSFLKTSTALWGNEQEAAQAWKDLQSNYFAIGNASTEAQRSAADVTALIPLLSDLLEAKDRQLLNHCSRVSFYASLLANQLTLPLPDQKALALGAFLHDIGKISLANYKYSADDDESLKASTHARDCFEAGARMLLPLGFQAEVGQIVVYHQERFDGVGNPHGLEGEGIPLLARIVAIAQAFDNLTVDMPGHQPTSIDEAIRQILLQADTHFDPRLTELFAQVVRECKSSLPALAIAKTSPTN
- a CDS encoding GAF domain-containing protein, which codes for MTLHPNSRHTPVLSGSMEIIRLVGDFAETLGAARDLSRLGNPIVRTLSQHTRLQEAAVWIRESEDGQYRLLASHGHSDFSSLPPALTSDHPLVTGLSGKPYMFHDDHKPSSPVGLAMTAVRATLCLALRNKGRLLGLCTLGPVNTDTRLDEDAMVLGETIARIAGNSLDHLLTQNDLRRSSTLMRRTDRLRSLEIMAGGFAHEIRNPLTSIKTFVQLAPQRQQDPVFINEFSKLALEDIHRIERLLHEILDYASYMTPHPTEVDLNELVASCIGFVSSSAAHRGIQLQTHLAPQLPPLSLDRQQIKQVLLNLLLNALDAMPNGHGIIQIHTHLLSQAGNPPWVQLQVKDEGCGIPPDHLEHIFDPFFSTKHSNSASDGAGLGLTTAHQIVREHGGAITVESRVGAGSTFSVNLPVQDTCPTVSAARE
- the trxA gene encoding thioredoxin; amino-acid sequence: MGGDALKATDATWDEDVMKASELVMVDFWAVWCGPCQMVAPIVDELATEYAGKVKVRKLNTDENPEIAGRYQVMSIPTILFFKNGQAVERLVGARPKRQFKEIIDTLLAQHSGAA
- the recN gene encoding DNA repair protein RecN — its product is MLTELRISNFGVIEQLAVTFGAGFMVFTGETGAGKSLLIDAVTLLVGGRASADHVRAQAEEAELEAAFLLTPNHPLLELLHNKGFARAGETDILIRRVISRTGRNRTYLNGSLCPVHLLEELGGALVDVHGQHEQQSLLSPSAQMDALDAFGKLHVLRQEYQRAYRQWQDRVAELETLTAHIAQRREREDLLRFQFQEIADAGIEAGEDARLEQERPRLMHSQQLGELSDQLHEMLYAGDQGVLSLLAGARKLASKMESIDATTLEWARTVDEAVVPLRDLAEQVRRYRDRVEANPGRLLEIEQRLDRLHRLIKKYGGSLDAVLTLQDSLRAQLSQLDDAETRLQQLTRAVEQGRSSLLDIAGRLSRKRLEAAKKFMAQVMKELSALRMERTRFAVEVSRLSGDAPFGQTGQDTVEFMFSANPGEPLRPLARVASGGELSRVMLALKTILAESDRVPVLIFDEVDAGVGGAVAEVMGARLRDLSRHHQVLCVTHLPQVGSQAHAHYLVEKQVRHNRTVTQVRQLSLDEQEQEVARMLAGVTVTKNARAAAAEMIASAKDRR